The Spirosoma radiotolerans genome has a window encoding:
- a CDS encoding class I SAM-dependent methyltransferase, translating into MNPNQALWEKGDFTKIAQVMRKSGEMLVAKLSITPDMHVLDLGSGDGTTAIPEAKLGATVLGVDIARNLVDAGNRRAKEEGLANCTFQQGDATDLQALNDQSFDLVVSIFGAMFAPKPFDVAREMVRVTRPGGRIVMGNWIPGDPTLVAQILKISAAYTPPPPEGFISPMLWGIESHVVDRFEKAGVPRENISCVPDTFAFITDLPPSELVDLFKHYYGPTMNAFDAAEKEGKAMALQQELVELFEQQNNSSDPNRTSIAATFLRVTVTC; encoded by the coding sequence ATGAATCCAAATCAAGCCCTGTGGGAAAAGGGAGACTTCACAAAAATCGCTCAGGTTATGCGGAAAAGCGGTGAGATGCTGGTTGCGAAACTAAGTATCACGCCGGACATGCATGTACTTGACCTTGGGTCGGGAGATGGCACCACGGCCATACCGGAAGCTAAACTTGGAGCTACGGTTTTAGGGGTCGACATCGCCCGGAACCTGGTTGACGCTGGTAACCGCCGGGCCAAAGAAGAAGGCCTTGCCAATTGCACCTTCCAGCAGGGAGATGCCACCGATTTACAGGCATTAAACGACCAAAGTTTTGATCTGGTCGTTAGTATATTTGGGGCCATGTTTGCCCCGAAGCCATTCGATGTGGCCAGAGAAATGGTTCGGGTTACCCGGCCCGGCGGCCGAATCGTGATGGGTAACTGGATTCCCGGCGATCCGACGCTGGTTGCGCAAATCCTGAAGATCAGTGCCGCCTACACCCCACCTCCGCCCGAGGGTTTCATCAGTCCCATGTTATGGGGGATTGAGAGCCATGTTGTCGACCGGTTTGAAAAAGCCGGTGTGCCCAGAGAAAACATCAGCTGCGTACCCGATACGTTTGCCTTCATCACTGATTTGCCCCCTTCCGAACTGGTCGACCTGTTTAAACACTATTACGGTCCTACGATGAATGCCTTTGATGCTGCCGAAAAGGAGGGGAAAGCGATGGCGCTACAACAAGAGCTAGTTGAGTTATTTGAACAACAAAATAACAGTAGCGACCCAAACCGCACATCAATAGCGGCCACTTTCTTGCGCGTGACGGTTACCTGCTAA
- a CDS encoding DUF7133 domain-containing protein, translated as MFKISISFLSLLLLTYGTNNTGSLLKKKPEVSTRVKAPDYPPELKVTNFSGPELTPSPACLAVAPTGEVFVGVDKQGSLGKKPNMGSIVRLVDADNDGKVDQHTTYAQVDNPRGIFALGDQLFVLHAAFSPETGQATGMNLVVFADKNGDGVADGPSKPLIENISNTMFIQQRGVDHATNGIRMGIDGWIYIAVGDFGFHNAVDRSGKKLTMLGGGIVRVRPDGTEMEIYSHGMRNIYDVAIDPYMNIFTRDNTNDGGGWNIRFSHQLQSAEYGYPVLFKHFTDEIIPALVDVGGGSGTGSLYMDEPTWPQAYNQVPMMADWGRNQLYIHRVTPVKGSFTQKEEEFIKLPQITDVDVDGSGRMYLAAWNGASYVGSNSKGYVERVVPQNWTYTAFPNLKKASVKKLAAMLTSKSAVLRLHASQELLSRPAKQTAKSTWKLATDQSLPLASRVAAIYTYSQATQAAGIEDLAKLTQDASVREFALRALADRKPIGDKVPLAPFLDGVKDPSDRVQVAALIGLGRLEKKEAVPTLLQVAVPTSFVAPAKDVEGPHATPNADIVPAHLAVRSLVKLNAVDACLQAINTPNTTLALWALRYMHTPEAVDGLTKAYQQAKDETLKKQILITLARLYKKEAPYDASWWWSTRPDTHGPYYKAIDWESSPAIRKLLVSEWQQAQDKLFYTDLNSRLRLEISEFGVETPVVVQEDNKVDLEKIRSKKGQVGATSIEDVMLAIAKIPGEAALGKTLFTQQGCVACHSLSKNDPMKGPFMGQIGSIMNREQIAESILKPNASISQGFSTVSITAKGNKSYTGFITEESSAQVVMRDITGQVYTIKKSAIISRKEMETSMMPTGLANALSYDEFASLITFLSQQK; from the coding sequence ATGTTTAAAATTTCCATCAGCTTTCTTTCTCTCCTTCTGTTAACCTACGGGACCAACAACACCGGGTCGTTACTTAAAAAAAAACCTGAGGTGTCGACTCGGGTTAAAGCGCCCGATTACCCTCCTGAATTAAAAGTCACCAACTTCTCCGGACCAGAGTTAACACCCAGTCCGGCCTGTTTGGCGGTAGCACCAACGGGCGAAGTATTCGTTGGTGTCGACAAGCAGGGATCGCTGGGCAAAAAGCCGAATATGGGCAGCATTGTCCGGCTGGTCGATGCCGACAACGATGGCAAGGTGGACCAGCATACGACCTATGCCCAGGTAGATAATCCACGGGGCATCTTCGCGCTGGGCGATCAATTATTCGTCCTACATGCCGCCTTCTCGCCCGAAACCGGCCAAGCGACCGGAATGAATCTGGTGGTATTTGCCGACAAAAACGGGGATGGCGTGGCGGATGGCCCATCCAAACCACTGATCGAGAATATCAGCAACACCATGTTCATTCAGCAGCGGGGCGTCGATCATGCCACAAACGGAATCCGGATGGGCATTGATGGCTGGATTTACATTGCGGTCGGTGATTTTGGCTTCCATAATGCAGTAGACCGCTCGGGCAAAAAACTAACCATGCTGGGTGGCGGCATTGTGCGCGTCAGGCCCGACGGCACCGAAATGGAGATTTATTCGCACGGCATGCGCAACATTTACGATGTAGCCATTGACCCGTACATGAACATCTTCACCCGAGACAATACCAACGATGGCGGTGGCTGGAACATCCGATTCAGTCATCAGCTTCAATCCGCCGAATATGGCTACCCGGTGCTGTTCAAGCACTTCACCGACGAGATTATTCCGGCCCTGGTGGATGTCGGGGGTGGCTCAGGGACTGGTTCTCTGTATATGGATGAGCCGACCTGGCCCCAGGCCTATAACCAGGTTCCCATGATGGCCGACTGGGGTAGAAACCAACTTTATATTCACCGGGTCACGCCGGTTAAGGGCTCGTTCACCCAAAAAGAAGAGGAATTCATCAAGCTACCCCAGATCACGGATGTAGACGTAGATGGCTCGGGCCGAATGTATCTGGCGGCCTGGAACGGAGCCAGTTACGTGGGCAGTAACAGCAAAGGCTACGTGGAGCGGGTGGTTCCACAAAATTGGACGTATACCGCCTTTCCCAATCTTAAGAAAGCTTCCGTAAAGAAACTAGCCGCCATGCTTACGTCCAAAAGTGCGGTTCTACGCTTACACGCTTCGCAGGAGTTGCTGAGCCGACCAGCCAAACAGACCGCCAAAAGCACCTGGAAATTAGCGACTGATCAAAGCCTGCCGCTGGCAAGCCGGGTCGCAGCAATCTACACGTATTCGCAGGCTACTCAGGCAGCGGGAATCGAGGATCTGGCCAAGCTCACGCAGGATGCATCGGTGCGGGAATTTGCGCTCCGGGCATTGGCTGACCGCAAACCTATTGGGGATAAAGTCCCACTGGCTCCCTTCCTGGACGGGGTCAAAGACCCTTCGGATCGGGTACAGGTAGCGGCTCTGATTGGCCTGGGTCGTCTGGAGAAAAAAGAAGCAGTCCCGACTTTATTGCAGGTGGCCGTACCTACTTCGTTTGTTGCCCCGGCCAAGGATGTTGAAGGGCCCCACGCCACTCCGAATGCCGACATCGTGCCCGCTCACCTGGCCGTTCGCTCGCTGGTGAAGCTCAATGCCGTAGACGCCTGCCTACAGGCGATAAATACCCCCAATACCACGCTGGCCCTCTGGGCATTGCGCTATATGCATACCCCCGAAGCGGTCGATGGGTTGACCAAAGCCTACCAGCAGGCGAAAGACGAAACGCTAAAAAAACAAATCCTGATTACGCTGGCACGGCTCTATAAAAAAGAAGCTCCTTACGATGCGTCCTGGTGGTGGAGCACCCGCCCCGACACGCACGGCCCTTATTATAAAGCGATTGACTGGGAGTCATCGCCAGCCATCAGAAAGCTACTGGTCAGCGAATGGCAGCAGGCCCAGGATAAGCTATTTTATACCGATTTGAACAGCAGGCTTCGGCTGGAAATTTCGGAATTCGGCGTAGAAACGCCGGTAGTCGTTCAGGAAGACAACAAGGTTGATCTGGAAAAAATCAGAAGTAAGAAAGGACAGGTTGGCGCTACATCGATTGAAGATGTCATGCTGGCCATTGCGAAGATACCGGGCGAAGCAGCTTTGGGCAAAACCCTGTTTACTCAACAGGGCTGCGTGGCCTGTCATAGCCTGAGCAAGAACGATCCGATGAAGGGGCCTTTCATGGGCCAGATTGGCTCGATTATGAATCGGGAACAAATTGCCGAGTCGATCCTGAAGCCCAATGCATCCATATCGCAGGGCTTTTCTACAGTGTCGATTACGGCCAAAGGAAATAAGAGCTATACCGGGTTTATAACCGAAGAATCTTCCGCTCAGGTTGTGATGCGGGATATTACCGGACAGGTATACACCATTAAAAAGTCGGCCATTATCAGCCGCAAAGAAATGGAAACCTCCATGATGCCGACAGGTTTGGCCAACGCCTTGTCATACGACGAGTTTGCGTCGCTGATTACGTTTCTCTCCCAACAAAAATAA
- the metE gene encoding 5-methyltetrahydropteroyltriglutamate--homocysteine S-methyltransferase: MIAHNLGYPRIGSHRELKRALDQFWAKKITPQQLQDVARQIRQANWLTQQQAGITLVPCNDFSLYDQVLDMSLTVGAIPKRFQPLLDTPEPDLLGLYFAMARGQQQGDLDLKAMEMTKWFDTNYHYIVPEFSADQTFSLLSEKVFTEFEEAKQTLDTLPKPVLLGPVSYLLLGKTKDTGFDRLTLLDRLLPVYEQVLSRLQEQGADWIQFDEPCLALDLTINQRDMLASVYRRLHDRFPTLKLLLASYFECYGDNLTLVLQLPVEAIHLDLVRCPNQLTDILSTDFVHQKTCLSLGLVDGRNIWINDLEKSLATLRQATKAIGPERVMVAPSCSLLHVPCDLSTETAGLTTQLNQWLAFARQKLDEVATLTILSQEPGHPQAAARLAANQAALQARRESSHINRPAVQQRLRQLTEQQARRGREFAQRQTVQHDRHKLPLFPTTTIGSFPQTDAVRANRAKFKKGVKTLTEYEAFIASETEQAIRWQEEVGLDVLVHGEFERNDMVEYFGELLDGIAFSENGWVQSYGSRCVKPPIIFGDVYRPAAMTVRWAQFAQSLTSKPVKGMLTGPVTILQWSFVRDDQPRRDTCLQLALAIRDEVVDLEAAGIGIIQIDEPALREGLPLRRENWDAYLDWAVMAFRVAASGVQDQTQIHTHMCYAEFNDIIGAIADLDADVITIETSRSQMELLDAFARFAYPNEIGPGVYDIHSPRVPSVAEMVDLLQKATTVLPARNLWVNPDCGLKTRRWPETTEALKNMVQAAQTVREAVMESV, encoded by the coding sequence ATGATCGCACACAACCTCGGCTATCCACGAATCGGTAGCCACCGCGAACTCAAGCGTGCCCTTGATCAATTCTGGGCAAAAAAAATCACCCCACAACAGCTACAGGATGTAGCCCGTCAGATTCGACAGGCCAACTGGCTGACCCAGCAGCAGGCGGGTATTACGCTGGTTCCCTGCAATGATTTCTCTCTCTATGATCAGGTACTGGATATGTCCCTGACGGTAGGGGCAATTCCGAAGCGGTTCCAGCCCCTGCTCGACACGCCGGAGCCAGACCTGCTGGGCCTGTATTTTGCGATGGCCCGCGGCCAACAGCAAGGTGACCTGGACCTGAAAGCGATGGAGATGACCAAGTGGTTCGATACGAACTACCACTACATCGTTCCTGAATTTTCGGCGGATCAGACTTTTTCGTTGCTTTCCGAAAAGGTTTTTACCGAATTTGAGGAAGCGAAACAAACGCTGGATACATTACCCAAACCCGTTCTGCTTGGCCCCGTGTCCTACCTGCTGCTCGGAAAAACAAAAGATACGGGCTTTGACCGTCTGACGTTGCTGGACCGACTGTTGCCGGTGTATGAACAGGTACTCAGCCGCTTACAGGAGCAGGGTGCCGACTGGATTCAATTCGATGAACCCTGTCTGGCCCTAGATTTGACTATTAACCAGCGAGACATGCTGGCCTCGGTTTACCGGCGGTTGCATGATCGATTTCCAACCCTCAAGCTGTTGCTGGCCTCCTACTTTGAGTGTTACGGAGACAATTTGACGCTGGTTCTCCAGTTGCCTGTCGAAGCAATCCACCTGGACCTGGTGCGTTGCCCCAATCAGCTGACTGATATCCTGAGTACTGATTTTGTTCACCAGAAAACCTGCCTGTCACTGGGGTTAGTAGATGGCCGAAACATCTGGATCAATGACCTGGAGAAATCACTCGCAACCCTGCGGCAAGCTACAAAAGCGATTGGCCCCGAGCGGGTTATGGTCGCGCCATCCTGTTCGCTACTGCACGTCCCCTGCGACTTGTCGACCGAAACCGCCGGGTTGACGACCCAACTCAATCAATGGCTGGCGTTTGCCCGGCAGAAGCTGGACGAGGTCGCTACTCTGACAATCCTTAGCCAGGAACCCGGCCATCCGCAGGCCGCTGCTCGGTTGGCGGCTAATCAGGCAGCACTACAGGCCCGCCGGGAATCGAGCCATATCAACCGACCGGCGGTTCAGCAACGCTTACGGCAATTGACGGAACAGCAAGCCCGGCGAGGGCGTGAATTTGCTCAGCGTCAGACCGTACAGCATGACCGGCACAAGTTGCCGCTCTTCCCCACGACGACGATTGGCTCATTTCCTCAAACCGATGCGGTGCGGGCCAATCGGGCAAAGTTTAAAAAAGGCGTAAAAACGCTGACCGAATACGAAGCCTTCATTGCGTCGGAAACCGAGCAGGCTATCCGTTGGCAGGAAGAAGTAGGCCTCGATGTACTGGTACACGGCGAGTTTGAGCGGAACGACATGGTGGAGTATTTCGGAGAGTTGCTCGATGGGATTGCCTTCAGCGAAAATGGCTGGGTTCAGAGTTACGGGTCGAGGTGCGTCAAACCACCCATCATCTTTGGAGATGTTTACCGGCCCGCTGCCATGACCGTTCGTTGGGCACAATTTGCCCAGTCACTGACGAGTAAACCCGTGAAAGGAATGCTCACCGGTCCGGTCACCATTCTGCAATGGTCGTTCGTCCGGGATGATCAGCCACGGCGAGACACCTGTCTGCAACTTGCGCTGGCCATTCGTGATGAAGTCGTGGACCTGGAAGCGGCTGGTATCGGCATTATTCAGATTGACGAGCCTGCCCTTCGGGAAGGATTACCGTTGCGCCGGGAGAACTGGGATGCTTACCTCGATTGGGCGGTGATGGCGTTCCGGGTAGCCGCATCTGGCGTGCAGGATCAGACTCAGATTCATACCCATATGTGTTATGCGGAGTTTAACGACATCATTGGTGCGATTGCCGATCTGGATGCCGATGTCATAACCATCGAAACCTCCCGCTCGCAAATGGAGCTTCTGGATGCGTTCGCCCGGTTTGCCTATCCGAACGAAATCGGGCCAGGCGTGTATGACATTCACAGCCCGCGTGTGCCCTCGGTGGCCGAAATGGTCGACCTTCTGCAGAAGGCAACGACGGTGCTACCGGCCCGAAACTTGTGGGTCAATCCGGATTGCGGGTTGAAAACGCGTCGCTGGCCGGAGACGACTGAAGCGCTGAAAAACATGGTACAGGCCGCCCAAACCGTCCGTGAGGCCGTGATGGAATCGGTCTGA
- a CDS encoding TonB-dependent receptor codes for MVNFSKLFVLFLLFIVHVSNAQTNLAGISGRVTDQAGKPLEMATIQVKNESTGFKASTVSNEKGEFRLKELPLGSPYSITVQFIGMATQAQTGFALNQGDLLQVAFKLVESTQNLEAVVVTSTSLSNKIENIGTSTAITAKDINRLPVNGRNFTTLADLSPLSTGTSLGGQLGSATNFTIDGMAARGTISGGQPSGAYSITMEAVREFQVVTNQYDVTYGNAGGGTISTVTKSGTNKLSGSAFTFLRTNWLSSPYGLNEQKRDLPFNTAQYGFSLGGPIIKDKLHFFVAWDRQASTQPLLIAPIQSTADVLRYNVTQATEDKFLSIARSKYGVGNAPQFGQFTRFKNTQALFARIDWQINAKNLLTIRDNYIYDLDNQSDGDNTTINMYEVYSTRKSANNSLLASLRTTISPKVTNELKLQHFWEYNTLYANPQLPAANIPRATVANVPSVSPLDSTKTLYTSIQLGGQRYGGDYFNNNLVQLVDNLYVNTNKFNFTFGAGLTFTNQNSIYGSETNGRFWYTGLTAFENLAPYRFTRDVYLSNNPNIKFNILVPNLYAQAQTTVAPGLNVTGGIRVDYTDYLSTANFNQTVYNTLGLRTDNKLATLQVQPRAQATWDIRQDGKDIVRIGGGILGSALNPYSMINNMLFDGSHIASIDVTGNLVPTPNFPAYRNNPASAPGVDLVNNPNVPKLYTINMNGKDAKVPTVYKINGSYSHFFTSNFRMSIAGYMSFARNNYTYIDKNMVDQPYFTLSKEANRPVYVPASTINVSNGSQDWTLGRKTNQVGRVLELESLGKVNQAAVVIDGDYRYFKDGEIAFSYTWNQTKDNTSYNGNVANTATLVQYTAGDPRILNQMGYSDNHFRSKIVVYGNTPSFHGFNLGFRFSGLSGTRYSMIVNGNINGDFVETNDLAFVYDPNSAETPQYLRDGINAILNNPNVEKSAKDYIRSSFGKVAERNGGVNPFYGTLDLRLTYKVKTLHKQYIELSGDLFNTANLINKSWGVNHALGATSLLSRSGFDTTTNNYKYVVNTNAGVSGLSGSPYQFQVGARYGF; via the coding sequence ATGGTCAACTTCTCAAAGCTTTTTGTTTTATTTCTTCTTTTTATCGTCCATGTTTCCAATGCCCAAACCAATTTGGCGGGCATTTCGGGCAGAGTAACGGATCAGGCGGGCAAACCGCTCGAAATGGCCACGATCCAGGTCAAAAATGAATCCACCGGTTTTAAAGCCAGCACCGTATCTAACGAGAAAGGCGAATTTCGGTTAAAAGAATTACCCCTTGGTTCCCCGTATTCCATTACAGTCCAGTTTATCGGGATGGCGACGCAGGCACAAACCGGCTTTGCGCTTAACCAGGGCGACCTGTTGCAGGTCGCCTTCAAGCTGGTCGAATCAACGCAGAATCTGGAGGCCGTTGTAGTAACCTCCACGTCGCTGAGCAACAAGATTGAAAACATCGGAACCTCAACGGCCATTACGGCGAAGGATATTAACCGCCTGCCCGTGAATGGCCGTAATTTCACGACCCTGGCCGATCTCTCACCATTAAGCACAGGTACCAGCCTGGGCGGACAACTGGGGTCAGCCACTAATTTTACCATCGACGGTATGGCCGCCAGGGGCACCATCTCCGGCGGCCAGCCGAGTGGCGCCTACTCAATTACGATGGAAGCCGTTCGGGAGTTTCAGGTGGTTACCAACCAATACGACGTCACCTACGGGAATGCCGGTGGTGGTACGATCAGTACCGTAACCAAATCTGGAACCAATAAACTGAGCGGCAGTGCCTTCACGTTCCTGAGAACCAACTGGCTGTCGAGTCCCTACGGACTGAATGAACAAAAGAGAGACCTGCCCTTCAATACGGCTCAGTATGGTTTCTCCCTGGGCGGACCCATCATTAAGGACAAGCTGCATTTTTTTGTCGCCTGGGATCGTCAGGCCAGCACGCAACCGTTGCTGATTGCGCCCATTCAATCGACGGCCGATGTGTTGCGGTATAACGTTACGCAGGCCACCGAAGACAAGTTTCTGAGTATTGCCCGCAGCAAATACGGCGTTGGAAACGCTCCTCAGTTTGGCCAGTTCACCCGGTTCAAAAATACGCAGGCCCTGTTCGCTCGTATTGACTGGCAAATCAACGCCAAAAACCTGTTGACGATCCGTGACAATTATATCTACGATTTGGATAACCAGTCGGACGGCGATAATACGACGATCAATATGTATGAAGTGTACAGCACCCGTAAAAGTGCTAATAACAGTTTGTTGGCCTCGTTGCGGACAACAATTAGCCCAAAGGTGACAAATGAATTAAAGCTGCAACACTTCTGGGAGTACAATACACTATACGCCAATCCGCAACTGCCGGCCGCCAACATTCCAAGGGCAACTGTGGCCAACGTGCCCTCAGTTAGTCCGCTGGATTCAACCAAGACGTTGTACACGAGTATTCAGCTGGGCGGACAGCGCTACGGTGGCGATTATTTCAATAATAACCTGGTTCAGTTGGTTGATAACCTGTATGTTAATACCAATAAATTCAATTTTACGTTTGGCGCTGGTTTGACCTTCACCAATCAGAATTCCATTTATGGTAGTGAAACGAATGGCCGTTTCTGGTATACGGGCTTAACTGCTTTCGAGAATCTGGCTCCCTATCGTTTCACGCGGGATGTTTATCTGAGTAATAACCCCAATATTAAATTCAATATTCTTGTGCCAAACCTGTATGCACAGGCACAGACGACCGTCGCTCCGGGCCTGAACGTCACGGGTGGTATCCGGGTTGACTATACCGATTACCTAAGTACCGCCAATTTTAACCAGACGGTATACAACACGCTTGGGCTACGGACCGACAATAAACTGGCGACCCTGCAGGTGCAGCCTCGTGCGCAGGCGACCTGGGATATTCGCCAGGATGGGAAAGACATCGTTCGGATAGGCGGTGGTATTTTGGGCTCTGCCCTGAATCCGTACTCGATGATTAACAACATGTTGTTCGATGGCAGCCATATTGCTAGTATCGATGTGACTGGTAATCTGGTGCCTACCCCGAATTTCCCTGCTTATCGTAACAACCCAGCTTCTGCTCCCGGCGTAGATCTGGTGAACAACCCCAACGTTCCCAAACTCTACACCATCAACATGAATGGCAAGGATGCAAAAGTACCTACAGTGTATAAAATCAATGGGTCGTATAGCCACTTCTTTACGAGCAATTTCAGAATGAGTATCGCGGGTTATATGTCTTTTGCCCGCAACAACTATACGTACATCGACAAGAACATGGTCGATCAGCCCTACTTCACGCTGTCGAAGGAAGCAAACAGACCCGTCTACGTTCCGGCTTCGACCATCAATGTGAGCAATGGCTCGCAGGACTGGACCTTGGGACGTAAGACGAATCAGGTAGGCCGGGTACTGGAACTGGAAAGTCTGGGTAAAGTCAATCAGGCTGCCGTCGTGATCGATGGCGATTATAGGTATTTTAAGGATGGCGAGATCGCCTTTTCGTATACCTGGAACCAGACGAAGGATAACACCTCTTACAACGGAAACGTAGCCAATACCGCAACACTGGTACAGTATACCGCCGGTGATCCTCGTATCCTGAACCAGATGGGCTATTCCGACAACCATTTTCGGAGTAAGATCGTCGTTTACGGGAATACCCCCAGTTTTCACGGTTTTAACTTAGGTTTCCGCTTTTCAGGTTTGAGCGGCACGCGCTATTCCATGATTGTAAATGGCAACATCAATGGTGATTTTGTGGAAACAAACGATCTGGCCTTTGTATACGACCCCAACAGTGCCGAAACACCACAATATTTAAGAGATGGCATCAACGCGATCCTGAATAACCCGAACGTGGAAAAGAGCGCGAAAGATTACATACGGAGTAGCTTCGGGAAGGTTGCAGAACGGAATGGTGGTGTTAATCCCTTTTATGGCACGCTTGATTTACGGTTGACCTACAAAGTTAAAACGCTCCATAAACAGTACATCGAACTGTCGGGCGATCTGTTCAACACGGCCAACCTGATCAACAAATCATGGGGTGTTAACCATGCGCTGGGGGCAACATCCCTGCTGTCGAGATCGGGCTTCGATACCACCACAAACAACTACAAGTACGTAGTCAATACCAACGCGGGTGTGTCTGGCTTAAGCGGCAGTCCTTACCAATTCCAGGTCGGTGCCCGCTACGGATTCTAG
- a CDS encoding TssN family type VI secretion system protein: MPSLAIAKRSSSFLYGLIIVLVLSAFSYAGTLDSIHFQRYYMLIQVLALGLGCVHLFLSRQVAPALFTPFGRGGLATAGILLLAMVLALVIYWQMGHLADRWPFVTSLIPFVIPFFVGQAYQFYLNIPPAEYRKWYYPINGTMPDLDLLDLSKIFVIQFEFLKTTADTNLTNFKAKAPVTMTLGDLFLIFINDYNERTPASPIQFTDEAGRPSGWVFTKKRAWWQRPVYLDPDLDFSQNKLSDNATIIARRVS; encoded by the coding sequence ATGCCTTCTTTAGCCATCGCAAAACGATCTTCAAGTTTTCTTTATGGGCTTATCATTGTCCTGGTGCTGAGTGCTTTTAGTTATGCCGGCACGTTGGACAGTATCCATTTTCAGCGGTATTATATGTTGATTCAAGTGCTGGCGCTGGGGCTGGGTTGTGTACACCTGTTTCTGAGCCGGCAGGTTGCGCCGGCACTCTTCACACCGTTTGGCCGGGGGGGATTGGCTACGGCCGGCATCCTCCTGCTGGCCATGGTACTGGCGCTGGTAATCTACTGGCAAATGGGGCATCTGGCCGACCGCTGGCCATTCGTAACGAGCCTGATCCCGTTTGTGATCCCCTTTTTTGTTGGGCAGGCCTACCAGTTTTACCTGAACATACCACCGGCCGAATACCGGAAATGGTATTACCCAATCAACGGGACTATGCCTGACCTGGATTTGCTTGATCTGTCGAAAATCTTTGTCATCCAGTTTGAGTTTCTCAAAACAACCGCCGATACAAATTTGACAAATTTCAAGGCGAAAGCACCCGTAACAATGACGCTGGGTGATCTGTTTTTAATCTTTATCAACGATTACAATGAGCGCACCCCCGCGAGTCCCATTCAGTTTACGGATGAAGCCGGGCGACCGTCGGGTTGGGTATTTACAAAGAAAAGGGCCTGGTGGCAGCGCCCAGTTTACCTGGACCCGGACCTTGATTTTAGCCAGAACAAACTGAGCGATAACGCAACGATTATCGCCCGGCGGGTGAGCTAA